The segment TGATTGCTCTCAGTTTTCCACTGATACTTATTTCAGGTTTCTCACTTGCCTTTATTGGTATAGTTGGTGTATTGGGCCTGTGTTTCATGTTACCTACCATTAGTGCAGAAGGATCCGACGCCTTTGATGCCATGGGCCGTGCCTATAGTTATGTCCTTTCCCGCCCGAAAAAATTTATTTTGTATTCCAGTATCAATATACTTTACGGAATCGCATGTTTAATGCTTGTCGCATTTGTTGCATGGCTCATGATTCGCCTGTCCTTTTATACATTAGGTCTGGGCATGGGGCAGAAATTTGCCATGGCTGAATCCCACATTTTACAAAGATGCAGCATTGCTTGCCTCGGATTTTGCAGTATGCATTCTTACGAAGGAACTATGCCGGCAAGTTCATTAAACTGGTCTTTGCAGTTTTTGAGTTATGTATTGATTGCATATATATTTTCCATAAAACTGGCAGTATGGACATTTGTGGCTACCTATCTGTTTTCTGCAAAAACGATTATTTATTTTCTTCTCAGACAGGAAGTAGACAGTACCGTTGTAAACGACGTTTATCTTGAAGAGGAAGAAAAACCTTTGCAAACAAAAGGTGAGAATAGCAAAGAAAATCAATCTTCTGAAGCAGGATCAAAACCATAGACAGGTCAGGAAGCTTAACCTTTCATTCCGGAGTCGAAAACTCTTTTTTTCATAAAATGATTTTACCCGTTGTTGTTATTGTCGGCAGGCCGAATGTAGGAAAATCTTCCTTGCTTAACTGTCTTGCAAAACGAAGAATTTCTATTGTTGAACCCACCAGCGGCGTCACGAGAGACCGTGTTTCCACTGAGATCAGGCACAAAGATTACCCGTTTGAACTGGTAGATACAGGTGGAATGGGGGTGGAAGATGCCGATGGGCTTACGAAAGATATTGAGATTCAGATAGGGATTGCCCTTCACAGTGCAGATGTAATTCTGTTTGTAGTAGACTCCCGTGACGGTGTAACATTTTTGGATCTCATGGTTGCTGAAAGATTACGGCGTTTGAACAAAAAAACGATCCTTGTCGCCAATAAGGTGGATACCCCAAAGTTAGAATATCTCATAGCAGAGTTAAATAAACTGGGTTTTGGTGAACCGGTTCCTATATCTGCCCTTGAAGGTTATGGAAGAACTGAATTGCTTGATAAGATCGTTTCCTTCTTACCGGTGCCTTCTCAGGAACCTGTTATTGCCGAACCGGCAATAAAACTTGCTGTCGTAGGCAAACGGAATGCAGGAAAATCCACACTCATTAATACCCTGGCAAGGGAGGATCGCGTTATCGTGAGTGAGGTGCCGGGTACAACACGTGACGCTGTTGATGTACAATTTGAGCTAGACGGCAAAAAGTTTCTGGCTATTGACACAGCAGGCGTAAGGAAGAAACGGCAAGTCAGGGATTCAATAGAATTTTACAGTATGGCGCGTGCAGAACGTTCAATTCGCAGGGCAGATGTGGTATTGTTCCTGATTGATGCAATGATAAAAATATCAGAGGTCGATAAAAAACTGGTTGATTATATTAAATCCGAATATAAACCATGTATTATTGTAGTTAATAAATGGGATTTAGTGTATGGTATAGAAACGGGGAGATTTAATACTTATATTTCTCAGATTTTGCCGGGAATATCCTTTGCCCCTATCGCCTTTATCAGTGCCAAAAATAATGAGCATGTTATCGATATGATAAAACTGGCTGAGGAACTTTATAAACAAGCCCATACCCGTATTGCAACTTCCGAACTGAACCAGGCGATAGAAGAGGCGCTTACCCTTCATCGTCCAACCCGCAGGAAATACAAAACGCCTAAGATTTATTATGCAACACAGGTGGATGTAGCCCCCCCTACGTTTGTACTCTTTGTGAATGATTCAAAACTTTTTGATAAGGATTACGAACGCTATCTCTCAAATCAATTACGGAGGAAACTCCCGTTTCCGGAAATTCCTCTTAAATTTCATTTCAGGACCAGAACAAAAACCACGCCCATTCATGGATAATTAAAAATCGCATTATCAATAAGACGTGTTTTCCCTACCTTAACCGCAATGGCAATAACGTCACCATTTCTGACAGTTGTTACAGATTCAAGGGTTTCAGGGTCGATTATTGAAATGTAATCAATGGTAACCAGGTTGTGGTTGTTTATACTATTCTCAATTTCCCGTATGATTATTTTTGTGTCTGTAATACCTGAATGCACCATAGATTGGGCCTTTAACAGAGATTTATATAAGCAGAGCGCCTCTTTCTTTTCTGTTTCAGTAAGATAAACATTTCGCGAACTTAATGCTAATCCTTTTTCATCCCTTACGGTAGGGAGTATTTTAACCGCAATGTCTAAATTTAAATCCTGAATCATTTTTTTGATAATCACCGTTTGCTGAAAATCCTTTTGTCCAAAATAGGCAAGATCTGGTTTTATAAGGTGAAGGAGTTTTAATACAACAACAGCCACGCTTCTGAAATGTCCAGGACGCGACCTGCCACAGAGTTTATCTTCAAGCTGGCTAAGAATAATCAGGGTGCTGAATCCCTCCGGGTACATTTCTGTTATGTCCGGAGAAAATATATAATCGGCCCCTTCTTTTGAAAGCAGTTCGCAATCCCTTTCAAACGTTCTTGGATACTGTTTAAAATCTTCGTTTTTTCCAAACTGGAAAGGATTGACAAAAATGCTTACAATTACCGTATCATTTTCTTTTTTGGCATTCCGTACCAGGCTCATGTGTCCTTCATGCAAAGCACCCATGGTGGGAACAAAGCCAATTGTTAATTGATCGCCCTTTATTGTTTTAATCCTTTGTTTGATATCTTTTATTGATGTTATTATCTGCAAGTTTTCGTACCTTGTGTCAACCGGAACGATTGGCCTATTTCACTCATTCATGGTAATTAATTTTCCGGAAGAGATAAGTTCAGGGTGTGTCCCTTGGACCAATAAAAGCTAAATTAACACAATATCTTTTGTACCCATGATGCGTTCGCAATAGTGACATTCCAGTTTTATAGGGTTTTTATTAATAACAATTAATTTGGAAATTATATTATTATAGTTACTGACACAATTCGGGTTAAAACATTTTACGATACCTTCGATGATATCAGGAACTGCGACTTTAAATTTTTTAACAACCTCATAATCTTTAATAATATTGACACTTGCATTCGGAGCAATAAGGGAAATTTTGTTTACTTCTTTCTGATCAATAATCTTTCCCCCGATTTTGATGATTCCTTTTTTACCAAGGAGTTTACTGCTGAGATTGATACCGACAAGTACCATTTGTTCCTCGTTCTGGATATTGAGTATATCGGCAACTTTCAATGTACTCTTACTATCTATATGGTCAATTACCGAACCATCTTTTATAGCAGAAACATCCAGTTGTTTCATTCAATTGCTCCCAAAACAGCAGATAATATGGCCTTTCTGACAGGTATACCGTTGCGTGCTTGTTGAAAGTAGACCGCAAAATCTGTCGAATCCAGGCTTTCATCCATTTCATCTACCCGTGGTAGCGGATGAAGGATCTTCAGGTCACCTTTAATTCCCATTTCTTCCAGCATCGCCCTGTTCAGCCGGTATATGCCGCGAACTTTTTCAAATTCAACAGGGTCGGCAAACCGTTCCTTTTGTATTCTTGTACAATAAATAACATCCAATTTTTTGCTGATTCCAAACAACGATTCATTCTCGTGGCATTTTACCTTTCGGCTCCTGAGTTCTTCAATGCAATCCCCGGGCATTCGCAAGCTGGGTGGCGAGATAAAAAACATTTCTGCGCCAAAATAGGCTAAAGCGTAAGACAGAGAATGTACCGTTCTTCCATATTTAAGATCGCCCAGAAAACCAATGGTAAGTCCTTCCATCGTTCCTTTTGTCTTTTGGATCGTATAGAGATCAAGAAACGTCTGCGTGGGGTGTTGATTTGCTCCGTCTCCGGCATTAATCACAGGTACGTCAGCGATATCCGCTGCCAACCGTGCAGAACCTTCAAGATAATGCCTGAGAACAATGATATCGCAGTATCCTTTTATAATTTTTATGGAGTCGCTTAGTGATTCCCCTTTAGCTGTAGAAGTAATACCTGAATCTGCAAATCCAATAACAATACCACCCAGTTTTTGCATAGCTGATTCAAAACTAAGCCGCGTCCTTGTTGAGGGTTCGAAAAATAAGGAAGCAAGTACCTTTCCTTTCAGGATATCGTTATAATCTACCTGTTCCATTTGGTTTGCTAAATCGAGGATGTATAATAGCTCTTCCTTGTTGAAATGGCGGATAGAAATGATGTCTCTGTGTTTAAAACTTCGCACCATGCATGTACAAGTAATGGGATGTTTTGTATTAAGGATTACT is part of the Candidatus Jettenia sp. AMX2 genome and harbors:
- the der gene encoding ribosome biogenesis GTPase Der, giving the protein MILPVVVIVGRPNVGKSSLLNCLAKRRISIVEPTSGVTRDRVSTEIRHKDYPFELVDTGGMGVEDADGLTKDIEIQIGIALHSADVILFVVDSRDGVTFLDLMVAERLRRLNKKTILVANKVDTPKLEYLIAELNKLGFGEPVPISALEGYGRTELLDKIVSFLPVPSQEPVIAEPAIKLAVVGKRNAGKSTLINTLAREDRVIVSEVPGTTRDAVDVQFELDGKKFLAIDTAGVRKKRQVRDSIEFYSMARAERSIRRADVVLFLIDAMIKISEVDKKLVDYIKSEYKPCIIVVNKWDLVYGIETGRFNTYISQILPGISFAPIAFISAKNNEHVIDMIKLAEELYKQAHTRIATSELNQAIEEALTLHRPTRRKYKTPKIYYATQVDVAPPTFVLFVNDSKLFDKDYERYLSNQLRRKLPFPEIPLKFHFRTRTKTTPIHG
- the panC gene encoding pantoate--beta-alanine ligase, with product MQIITSIKDIKQRIKTIKGDQLTIGFVPTMGALHEGHMSLVRNAKKENDTVIVSIFVNPFQFGKNEDFKQYPRTFERDCELLSKEGADYIFSPDITEMYPEGFSTLIILSQLEDKLCGRSRPGHFRSVAVVVLKLLHLIKPDLAYFGQKDFQQTVIIKKMIQDLNLDIAVKILPTVRDEKGLALSSRNVYLTETEKKEALCLYKSLLKAQSMVHSGITDTKIIIREIENSINNHNLVTIDYISIIDPETLESVTTVRNGDVIAIAVKVGKTRLIDNAIFNYP
- the pyrI gene encoding aspartate carbamoyltransferase regulatory subunit gives rise to the protein MKQLDVSAIKDGSVIDHIDSKSTLKVADILNIQNEEQMVLVGINLSSKLLGKKGIIKIGGKIIDQKEVNKISLIAPNASVNIIKDYEVVKKFKVAVPDIIEGIVKCFNPNCVSNYNNIISKLIVINKNPIKLECHYCERIMGTKDIVLI
- the pyrB gene encoding aspartate carbamoyltransferase; the protein is MVRSFKHRDIISIRHFNKEELLYILDLANQMEQVDYNDILKGKVLASLFFEPSTRTRLSFESAMQKLGGIVIGFADSGITSTAKGESLSDSIKIIKGYCDIIVLRHYLEGSARLAADIADVPVINAGDGANQHPTQTFLDLYTIQKTKGTMEGLTIGFLGDLKYGRTVHSLSYALAYFGAEMFFISPPSLRMPGDCIEELRSRKVKCHENESLFGISKKLDVIYCTRIQKERFADPVEFEKVRGIYRLNRAMLEEMGIKGDLKILHPLPRVDEMDESLDSTDFAVYFQQARNGIPVRKAILSAVLGAIE